Proteins encoded within one genomic window of Methanobrevibacter sp.:
- a CDS encoding chorismate lyase, producing the protein MTKLTDNDVNVRLIEKINQVEEKYDKNFSNTQKILMTTDGSITAILDVLYGKIALKTLEQHFEEATEESASLVNVDVGDEVNYREIIMHKDDQPLIYAVSYIPLKRLTKEIRDDLVRADIPIGRILKKYNVESRREINIIQVEKATDKLKELYDTEEDFLTRDYTIIMNGEILMWIKEFFPVNYFTEV; encoded by the coding sequence ATGACAAAGCTTACAGACAACGATGTCAATGTAAGATTAATTGAAAAGATTAATCAAGTTGAAGAAAAATACGATAAGAATTTTTCAAACACACAAAAGATTCTAATGACTACCGATGGCTCAATTACAGCCATCTTGGATGTATTATATGGAAAAATTGCTTTAAAGACCTTGGAACAGCATTTTGAAGAGGCAACTGAAGAAAGTGCAAGCTTGGTGAATGTTGATGTCGGGGATGAAGTGAACTATAGGGAAATCATAATGCATAAGGATGACCAGCCTTTAATCTATGCGGTTTCATATATTCCACTTAAAAGATTGACCAAAGAAATAAGGGATGATCTGGTCAGAGCTGACATTCCAATTGGAAGAATCCTGAAGAAATATAATGTTGAATCCAGAAGGGAAATAAACATCATACAAGTGGAAAAGGCAACTGACAAGCTTAAAGAGCTTTATGACACTGAAGAAGACTTCCTGACAAGAGACTACACCATCATAATGAATGGTGAGATTCTAATGTGGATCAAGGAATTCTTCCCTGTGAATTACTTTACTGAAGTATGA
- the fen gene encoding flap endonuclease-1 translates to MGVKFKDIVSPEEISLKDLEGRTVAIDAYNTIYQFLSGIRQRDGSPLMDQNGNVTSHLSGILYRTAAIVDKGIKPIYVFDGESHEHKAKTLEQRRAIKEEAMEKWEEAKAAGNIEEARKFAIRTSRMSPYILESSKKLLDYMGIPYVQAIGEGEAQGAYMVEQGDAWAVASQDYDCLLFGAPRIVRNLTLSGGLSNLEYLELQKVLEDIDLTREQLIDVALMVGTDFNEGIHGIGAKTGLKLIRNNTLEDILVQKGITEVDVKPDELRDIFLNHEVNTDYKIKFKSAKKDQLVEFMCEEHGFSENRVLNVTEKLKKLSSTQKSLEDWF, encoded by the coding sequence ATGGGAGTAAAATTTAAGGACATAGTTTCTCCAGAGGAAATTAGTCTAAAGGATTTGGAAGGCAGAACTGTGGCAATTGATGCATACAATACAATCTACCAGTTCCTGTCAGGCATTCGTCAAAGGGATGGAAGTCCTCTTATGGACCAAAACGGCAATGTGACCTCCCATTTAAGTGGAATCCTTTATAGGACTGCAGCAATAGTCGACAAGGGAATAAAGCCTATCTATGTCTTTGATGGGGAAAGCCATGAGCATAAGGCAAAGACTCTTGAACAAAGAAGAGCCATCAAGGAAGAAGCCATGGAAAAATGGGAAGAGGCTAAGGCTGCAGGAAACATAGAAGAGGCAAGGAAATTTGCCATAAGAACTTCCAGAATGTCCCCTTATATCCTTGAATCATCTAAAAAGCTACTTGATTATATGGGAATTCCTTATGTGCAGGCCATAGGCGAAGGTGAAGCGCAGGGAGCCTATATGGTCGAACAGGGTGATGCCTGGGCAGTGGCTTCACAGGATTATGACTGTTTGCTCTTTGGAGCTCCAAGAATAGTAAGAAACCTCACTTTAAGCGGAGGATTGTCAAATCTTGAATATCTGGAACTTCAAAAGGTCCTAGAAGACATAGACTTGACAAGGGAACAGCTGATTGATGTGGCATTGATGGTAGGAACCGACTTCAACGAAGGAATCCATGGAATCGGTGCAAAAACCGGATTAAAACTGATCAGAAACAACACTTTAGAGGACATTTTAGTTCAAAAGGGAATCACAGAAGTGGATGTGAAACCAGATGAACTAAGGGACATTTTCCTAAACCATGAAGTGAACACAGACTATAAGATCAAGTTCAAAAGTGCAAAAAAAGACCAGCTTGTTGAATTCATGTGTGAAGAGCATGGATTTTCAGAAAATAGGGTTCTGAATGTAACTGAAAAGCTTAAAAAATTAAGTTCAACTCAAAAAAGCTTGGAAGATTGGTTTTAA